The Artemia franciscana chromosome 21, ASM3288406v1, whole genome shotgun sequence genome includes the window ttgtcttaaggagcacaggaaaggcaatcggggaccacagaatcaaatggggaggaaaaactctcctggacttagattatgctgataatttaagGATCCCAGATGAAAGTGTgaccaaaatgaatgagcttttagaggttttgcgagtccagggtgctagaataggtttgaaaaaattaatgttaagaagactaagtcaccaaggctaggaataagtgaagatgaaaaggtgatgttggatAGCGAAAGGAtcgatcaggtgggcagcttcatttaccttgaTAGCTTTATTAGCAAACAACGATGGAAGCAGTGAAGATACTAAAAGTGGAATAGCCAAGACTTAGggcatttttttcacagttaaaaaaagtttggaagaataggaagataagtctgcaaaccaagattataatACTGGAagatacagtgatgacagtggtcaaatgtggctctaaagcatgggcgctccgaaaagcggatgaagatgttttccagagaaattacctacggattgttctgggtacccggctgactgaccgtatttcaaacagtagactgtacgaaaaatgtgattcaatcTCGCTCTTTAAAGTTATAATGAAAGAAGGGTCGAGATGGcaagggcacgttctgcggatgaagtaTGACAGATTGTCCTTctcggccaaccgtctaaggCTAAAGGGACAGCAGGTCGTCATAGTCTgcggtgggaggatgtcataaagaaagatttaaaggaaatgggaacttcctgggagggtgtaaagagggaagttttGAACAGATTTGGGTGGAGGAGTGTGCGTaactgtgttggcttcaggcggaTTGATGCTCCGGTGacttgttagcagtagtagtaaaggTGTAGTTATTAGACcattcaattatgctgaacaaaatggctatctcacagtTTGGTCGGGTTACGGcggaaaaagagcgtgggagtaTTTCGGATTACCCTCCTGTctttttgatcatttaaaaggggcacaagaacttttaatttacgttcaaatgagtcctcttccGATGTTCTAAGACCATTGgttcgacacgatcacccctgggaagaacaaagaaaaacaaacgcgcttccgtgatctttcttttggcaaggaatacaaaattccacacttttgcagatgggagcttgatactgtagggttctcttatacgctgaatctgacggtacaattttcgataagattccttgactttttgggtgtgtatccccttttttcgaaaatcaggcatatTTCTCAGGCTTATAGCTTCTGGCGGGCAACGTTAAACTTAGTGAATCGTGTATaatttgaatcagcataaaaacccaACTCTTCTGATGCATCTATTAttctcaaaattatattttctttagtttcggttactattgggctgagtcgctccttactcacaattcgttaccacgaactgcttggaAACAAGATCCCACATCCCATCTAAATAGCCTCAAGGATTTTTGGTGAAACACTAATTTATAAAAATGCATTACTAGGTAATTATATGGAAGTTCCTGCTAGCTATTATAAAATTCCTAGAGCCCTTTCCCCCAAAATGAGTATGCATTCCTCTTGGGCTACCTAGACCTTCAGCTTGTACCACCTGTTCCAAAGAAGTTCAAACAATTTAGGATCGAAAGTGGCTAGGTTATGACATATCTTGTTACACTGTCCATCCCTtaccagtggcgtcaattcacaacAATTTAGAGGGGAATGGGggcaaaatttagttttcagagGTTctcaaatttgtcatttttcgctttttctatgaaaatatcaaaaatgaacttttcaataaaaataactacgaagagatatttttttaatctaaaggTGGGGGGGGGCAGGCTTGcaaggaatttttttctgatccgAAGATAGGTTGGATGAAGTAATCTGGAGGCATTGTGGTTCTCAACTCTGCCATAAGTTTAACTCTCCATAATCAGTTTGGGATAGCTTATACAGGATTTCACCTCCTGTTGATGAGAGTGCATCGCCAATTGTTGAAAATATACAGTGACCAAGATATCGTTAGTATTGCATAAGGCCCCCATACGACTGAAGGTGCCAGAGACGTTTCGCTGTCTGGTCGCAAGCCAGCTTAAAAGATTTGTCTACGCTTTTGTCTCCAGCCTGTTTCAGTGACACCCTTTCGTTTTCTTAAGGAACTTAAACTCTCAATAATTCGTATAATATGAACGTTGCAACATGAAACATTGGTACATAATTGCGGGAATAGCCTATTCATCCATCCCCATTTCAGATAAAGTATTTGAGAAGAAGATAATAACATTAGAAAAGAACACTGAATCAAATGTCTAAGTGAAACTAAGCAAAAACTAAAtggattgtttctttttcacaaGATTACTTTCTTTTGTGAAAACTTCGTTACATAAAAGCTTTGCAACCCACCGtgaattcaacttaaaaatttgaacttgTGAAGTTCCATAGGAAGATGATGATTTTGTCACACGAAAAAGTACGTagtaagagggggggggggaagtagtTAGAAATTTGGGGCGTAAATTTTAGGAAAGTTTGGGACGTAACTTGCCTTCTTTGGCTAGTCTAACTTCCTTCAAATTATTCGTTCGATATagacattaaaattgaaaaacttaGTGTGACTCTTAAAATAGAAAACTATAACAATCTCGCCAAGTAAATTGAAAGTTGAATGGGTCCTATCACcaaaggagaaaataaaaaaacaacaacaaaaacaagtttctggtccaaattttctggaaaagaaaattaccCTCtgcataagaatataaaaaaaaaatcatctgtaAAAGAGAATGTGATTCAGACggttttcaaatttcaaatcctttaaataaattgaagttATTTTGGGCTTAAGAAAAGCAATGGTTTCATTCAGTGCAGGAAGGGGAgtaacatatcttctcaagtctacacgaAGCGCTTTAGTCGGCTTAGAATCGGACAGTAAGAAGTTCCTGGGACCTACagttgaatggaggctttgtgcaatcctgggcccttCTTGGTTACAACACAGTTTTCCACACTAGGCggtgctcttctatcaacaaccATCCCACTCGGTTCAAAACTCCGCCAAGCTTgaaatccgaaaaaaaaaagtctaaaataaaacaagtctaAAACAGATATTTGAAGTCTATGGGAAGCTCATTTTAACAGGAGTAACTTCCAGACCACAGCCCTGATTAGATGAGAATCATGGTTACAGCGGTAACTGCAACCTAATAATGCGTTTAAGAAATGGCAAGTGAGAGAAAAAGTCATTTCTAGCTTATTCAGGAAAGGTAACTATTATTCTAAATTAGTCTTATATACACAAGGAAAGAAACTTGGACATCCAAAACCATGGCATATACCGTGTGTTCTATGATTTGGATTTAGATTCTCGCATATGGCTATCAACTCTGTTTTATACATAGGTGAAGTCTAGAGAGCCCCAAGATATCTCAGTTGTGCTTTGTTCCAgtgcaaaacattaaaaatatgcaTAGTTTCAATGTAACCTAGCGGGtatgaacaaaaatagaaaattatgtggaataataagaaattattagGAAAGTCGCATGATCCTTGATAATTCGGGTGAAAGGAGAACGTACCCAAGGCCTCTAAACCGCAGACGTGCATTTCAAATACAAATACCAAACTGCAGGAgctcaaaacttatttttgcagGAGAGTGTGGTTTGATTGTGGGTGTCAAAACTGTCCATGacttaaattttgaaaggaaaaaCCGACTATACAAAAAATTACTCTGTTTAAGCCCCTTTCTCTCTTGAAATGCAAAAGGCCCATTTAAATACGAAACAATTACCGAAAAATAAgtgtttttcagtttatttaatGGCAATTAAAGAACacttaaaacagttttttcaacgtTCCTCTCTCTTCAGAAGCAAAGTCTTGGGTACTTATCGGGTGAGTCTGTTCAACTAGTTCACAGGAAATAAACGTGGAGActtatttaagatataaataaTCAGATAATACGAATTTATTCGTACAGTTTCCAAAGCAAAAAGTTCTACGTTCAACAAGAAAACGAAATAATAACAGAAATAAATACATTAGCTAAAGAGTTCTCAACTTGACAAATTGCTACTATACACcgaattttaaacaaataaaacatatcaaaataaagataaaaagagcaaaataagttaatatattaaataaatacataatggctttcagaaaaaatagtttACTTGTGCTACTCTTAAGTTGTTcataaagagagagaaaaaaaaaactcaagtctaTTTTTGAACAAGAAGTCACTGGTCCAAATTGACTATTCTTAAAAGCATCAAATGGTACATTGGAAGTAGCTAATACAGTAAGTACAGTAAAAAATAACGAATTACACAAATGCCAATTCATGATCTACCTCTTTCTGCTAATATCAAGGAAAAAACGCATTTAGTAAATTTATAAAACTCAGGGATCAATTGGAATTTTACATAGGCAGTTAGATTAAGCACTACAGTACTACTGTTAAGAACTCTTTTCACATATTATGCCTAGCAACAATCAAAATTTGCTTATAATCTAGcagtagataacttcgaagaccacactgcctttccatgacgaaagtaaaacagttcaaaatagggatgaactggatatttcgagattatacagtgttcatcatcagcagtaaaactgcttttttactgctttaTGAAACTTTATGTAAAgtaaaactttacagttttactgctgatgatgaacactgtatatgtgttcgaaatatccagttaaataattttatatctgttcactgtcaattaaaaggtttcatccctattttgaactgttttacttttataatctAGCAGCTAAGGCACGACTGACTTTTGAATTCGAGGGTCTGTTCAACACTCCAGATATGAAATCACCTGCTTTAATTAGTTTTCTCAAGTCAACACCAGTTTCAATCCCCAGTCCGTTTAGCATATAGACAACATCCTCAGTGGCCACATTTCCTAAAAAATATGATTCAGGGGTAAATGCAAATTTTTGTAAAGCtgttacaaacaaacaaataaacataagaaGAAACAGTTTTACGTTTAATATGGGAGaagagattattttttttagagagaggaAGGttcaaataaagaacaaaatattttttaggatAAAATTGTTAATTGTTCCTTGGTGTTCTTCAGAGCAATCTTAACGACAAACCACATTCAAATTagttttttgcttaaaaaagttggttcaaattcttcagaagttttttttttatacttaaatGACTACTGTTGCGGCTACAAATGTAATCCGTAGCCATAACAGCCCTAATTTgattaattcaataaaaaaacaaattttttcagctaaaagtaaggagcaatattaaaacttaaaacgaacagaaattattatgtatatgaaggaatttcctcctcctcaacatctcgctctttgcactaaagttttttagtacttgtGAGAAAAGCTTTTCATTGTTCCAATTAAACAACCCTTTTGTTTCatgagtcgttcttaaagaattgggacaaaaatcaaactttagcgtaaagagcaaggtgttgaggaggaggcaaccccccttcatatatgtaataatttctgttcgttttaagttttaacattgctcctttgctaatttctgatcgttatttaaataatcccaggaaatctggccccacctccacggagaaataccctccccctctggaccagtggttctcaaactgtgATACGCGTACCCCTTGGGGGTACAAAAAATTCTTTAGGGGGTACGCGGCTGGCcagcaaacaaaaataaaacaaccctTTAACTCTAGGgcttgtaattttatttatattttagttatAGTTTACTTAGTACCGGTATCTGAGAAGGGGTACTTAAAATGTTTTGTGGTAAAAAGGGGTAcagtgtctaaataagtttgGGAACCACTTCTTAGACAATTCAaccccggtgaaaatttacccaggacaattacccttaacgaCTCCAGGCGTAAAAtggagacggaaaagagaaagcaagaaatataaaaatgatttttcataggaattctggcaaaatatCCCAGTGTATAATATCCTCTGACAAATTCAaaccctggaaacttccctccccatggaaagttTCACCGTTAAAAAACaacccagcagaaaattcgtctccCCACCCTAGAATGcatgcatgcttcccaataacaaatacaatgcgtaaacaatgggcaaattttattacttaaagaCCCTTCCCCTGggctttggagggggggggtcattttaaatctaaaggcatagttactgggcctttcaactataatgaacaaaatggcaatctcaaaatttgaatcggacgattttggggggaaacgggtggggggggggtctagttgccctccaatatttttggtcactgaaaaagggcactggaacttttaatttctgttcaaatgagccctttcacgatattctaggaccactgggtcgatacgatcccccctgggggaaaaacaaataaacacgcatccgtgatctttcttctggtaaaaaacacaattacacatttttgcagGTTGAAGCTCGagacctctacaatagggttctctgatacgctgagtctgatggtgtgattttcattcagatttgcgacttttaggggatgtttccccctttctttaaaaataaggcacattttcttaggctcgtaacttttgatgggtaagactaaacttaatgaaacttatataattaaaatcagcataaaaattcaattctttttacatatctattggtatccgttttttagagtttcggttactattgagccaggtcgcttcttacttacaattcgttaccacgaactgtttgaaaaataaaaacaaaaaacagtacCAGTCACCAGCAcagaaaaaaatgttgcaaTGAGTAAAATCAGCAGCagtttcgattggaaattaggTAAATAACATGCGGCAGAAGTCTTCACCGAGCATTACAAGGACAGAAATCCTTCACTCAGTCTAAGTTGTGATCTAAGGTAATTTAAGACGCagtttcgattggaaattaggTAAATAACATGCGGCAGAAGTCTTCACCGAGCATTACAAGGACAGAAATCCTTAACTCAGTCTAAGTTGTGATCTAAGGTAATTTAAGACAACACCTACATTAAAACATCCTCTCTATTGGCTCTCTGACAATACTTTTCCAAggcacgtttttttttatatacttctGCTAAAAGAATCTTAAACGGACGTAGCATCTTTCGCTGAGCATTACCAGGTTAGTAAGCTTTCTAATTCAATTTCGATGCCCATACTGATTTGCTATCACAACTATACTGTAAAGTGTAACCAAATTGAGAtgatataaacaatcaaaaatcaCTCCTCaaccaaattaatttaaaaagcacTCCCCcaagaaaataaagagcgatATCAAAAcgtaaaacaagcagaaataaattcatagATTAAGTCAAACATGAATAATAATAAGtcaatcttaaaaagaacataaattaatgtGTATGAATATAGGAAGCTAGAAACgaacaggaatataaatgaacaaCAAGtctaactaaaaactaaatgaaatcAACACAAAGAATTGTAATATCACTACCTCTTTAAATATACTAACTAATCTTATAAATAAACagtcaaaaaatgtatttcataaGATTAAAATGGTCTATTCAGAGAAAAAGTTTGACACtaagacaaaacaaaagaaatcccAATTTGGAAGCCAAGGCTCAtgactgatattttttttaaatgtatcaTGTGTATCCAGCTTACCAGCGTAtccagtaaaatttttattgaaaaaggaaCTTACCAGAATGCGTGGTGAATTTTCTCTTAAGTAATAATTTTAAAGCtaggatgcattttttttttccataagtTAATCTATTTTGATTTTCATGCAGTTCAAGTCAATGCTTCTTCTTTCCCAGAGGTTTCCTGAAAGAGAATTGGGTTTTCCAAAATCTCCACAAAATTTACATTAACAATAGTTAACGATTTGTGCTTCATCTTTATACGATATACAAATTCACGCTAGTAAATACACATTCATTGTTTCTGATCGTCAATTTTGGAGGATATTCAGGAAAACCCAATTCCCATTTTGGTATATGaggagaaatttgaaaaattcggGATGGTAGAAGCACTAGAGcttctagttaaaaaaaaaaaaaaaaaaaaaaaaaaaaaaaaaaaaaaaaaaaaaaaaaaaaaaaaaaaaaactgatacaTCTTTCCCGTCTGAATACTTGTTCATGGATCTTACTATACTCATATCAatgcactaaagcttagataTAGGAAAAACACCAAGCCCTACCTGAAGCTCCTTTGGCATATGGACATCCTCCCAGACCACCAACAGACGAATCTACAGTAGTAATTCCCATCTCAATGGCAGCCAAAATATTTGCTAGAGCCTGTCCATATGTGTCATGGCAATGAATGGCAAGCTGCTCAGGTCTAACTTTTTCAAGTACTGTTGATAGCATTTTCCTTATACTTCCCGGTGTTCCAACTCCAATAGTATCACCTAGAGATACTTCATAGCATCCCATAGCTAAAAGTTTCTCAGTAACAGTTAGTACAGTCTCTGGTTTTACATCGCCTTCATACGGACAGCCAACAACACAGCTGACATAGCCCCGGATTTTGATATTATTCTCTTTTGCTACTTGAGTTACTTCAATAAAACGTTTTAGACTCTCTTCTATAGAcgcatttatatttttcaacgaaaatgtTTCAGAGGCTGCGCCAAAAATAGCAATTTCATTTACACCTGCTTCAATTGCTGAGTGCAAACCTTTCATATTTGGTACTAACACTGGATAAGAAATATTAGGATATTTTGTAATTCCTTTGAAAACTGATGCATTGTCTCCCATTTGGGGAACCCATTTCGGTGAAACAAAGCTTGTCACCTCAACAACTGGCAATCCTGTTTCTGATAGTAAGTTTATGAAGTTGATCTTTGCCTCTGTTGGAACAAGACCCTTTTCGTTTTGAAGCCCATCACGTGGTCCAACCTCAACTATCTTCACTTTCTTTGACAAACTTCTACTTAGTAGCCTTCTTGAACAAACTGATGACATCAACACCATATTaagtctaaaaaaaagt containing:
- the LOC136041022 gene encoding hydroxymethylglutaryl-CoA lyase, mitochondrial-like isoform X2, yielding MVLMSSVCSRRLLSRSLSKKVKIVEVGPRDGLQNEKGLVPTEAKINFINLLSETGLPVVEVTSFVSPKWVPQMGDNASVFKGITKYPNISYPVLVPNMKGLHSAIEAGVNEIAIFGAASETFSLKNINASIEESLKRFIEVTQVAKENNIKIRGYVSCVVGCPYEGDVKPETVLTVTEKLLAMGCYEVSLGDTIGVGTPGSIRKMLSTVLEKVRPEQLAIHCHDTYGQALANILAAIEMGITTVDSSVGGLGGCPYAKGASGNVATEDVVYMLNGLGIETGVDLRKLIKAGDFISGVLNRPSNSKVSRALAARL
- the LOC136041022 gene encoding hydroxymethylglutaryl-CoA lyase, mitochondrial-like isoform X1, translating into MLQRLNMVLMSSVCSRRLLSRSLSKKVKIVEVGPRDGLQNEKGLVPTEAKINFINLLSETGLPVVEVTSFVSPKWVPQMGDNASVFKGITKYPNISYPVLVPNMKGLHSAIEAGVNEIAIFGAASETFSLKNINASIEESLKRFIEVTQVAKENNIKIRGYVSCVVGCPYEGDVKPETVLTVTEKLLAMGCYEVSLGDTIGVGTPGSIRKMLSTVLEKVRPEQLAIHCHDTYGQALANILAAIEMGITTVDSSVGGLGGCPYAKGASGNVATEDVVYMLNGLGIETGVDLRKLIKAGDFISGVLNRPSNSKVSRALAARL